TCGATATGGTGTTGTTAATATTCGTAAGGCATACGGAAACTGGAAAAATCAAAGTCTGAAGCCTTGGGAAGACGTGCTTCATGAGTTTGCAATACAGCCGATTCAACAGTTTGACCTTACCAAGGGTTAGAATGCCGCAGATATGGCATTGGCCATTGATGTGATGGATGTTTTGTACACAAGAGACATTGATGTTATTTGTCTGGAGTCGTCCGATTGTGATTTTACTCCGTTGGTAACTCGTTCATTGGCAGATGGCAAGTTTGTGATTGGTTTTGGGGAGCGTAAAGCCCCATTAGCTTTCGTAAATAGTTGCTCTCGCTTTCTTTATTTTGACGAAGATAGCGAAAGAGAATTACCTATTCGAAAGCAAGCAAAGAATATTAAAAGTGACACTAAGTTAATCAACTTATTGAGGTAGGCAATTGAAGCCGTAGAGGAAGATGATGGTTGGGCTATGTTAGGACCAATTGGTACTCATATTTCTAATCACGCATCCTTTGATCAACGAAATTATGGCTTTAAAAAGTTAAGTGATCTATTCCAAGCAATTGATCTATTTGAAATGAAAAAAACGAATGGATCAGTTTTGTGGGTAAGAGATAAAAAGAAAGCAAAGCAACTTAAATCAAAGCAAGAGGCGCAGAAAAACTACGCCCCTGTATGAGGCGTTAAACGCTTAATCACTACAAGGAGGGTAGTTTATGTTAAAGTTTAAGGAGTTATGGGATAAGTACCCCACCATACAGGGTGATGATGCGCCATGTATGACAAATGGAGAAAAAAACTTTTTAAATCAGTGTGCAATCAGGATGGGGGCCTGTCTTGCTTCAAATGGCGTTGATACCCTGAATTTAGTGCCAAAAGATCGCCATTGTTGGCATCATAATATCTCATTAGGACATGTACTTTCTGCTGAAGAGCTTGCAAGAGGGTTTGACCGCTATCCAATATCTGGGCTGGAAAAGAAAGTTTTAGTAGACCCTCTTTCCTATCAAAAAACGATTTCTGGAAAAACAGGTATTATATTTTGTAAGGACTTTTGGAAGCGACCAGGTGAAACGTTTCGTAATAGATCTGGTGATCATATTGACTTATGGAATGGTTCAAGATTAACTGACTGGCGTACATGGTTCATTATTTCGGCCACCTTTAATACTGGTGGAAATTATGGAAAATCCAAAGAAATTTGGTTTTGGAATGTCAAATGAAATATTTATTCTCAGCTATTTTAATGCTTATATGCTTATTTTTGGGGTGGCTTTTTTCGATAAAGTTTCTTGACCGTTTACTAAACTTTCTGTTTAAGGAAATAAATCATGATGACTACCCATCCCTTTGGTTTAATAGCTTTATTGTGATAGAAACTTTAATATTGGTTGTTTTCGGATGCTTATTTTATGTTATTTACAAACGTAAGCAGAGCATTTAATCGGATAAGGACTGGTACCTGGC
This genomic window from Thalassomonas viridans contains:
- a CDS encoding T6SS effector amidase Tae4 family protein; its protein translation is MLKFKELWDKYPTIQGDDAPCMTNGEKNFLNQCAIRMGACLASNGVDTLNLVPKDRHCWHHNISLGHVLSAEELARGFDRYPISGLEKKVLVDPLSYQKTISGKTGIIFCKDFWKRPGETFRNRSGDHIDLWNGSRLTDWRTWFIISATFNTGGNYGKSKEIWFWNVK